A single region of the Chelonoidis abingdonii isolate Lonesome George chromosome 23, CheloAbing_2.0, whole genome shotgun sequence genome encodes:
- the ICMT gene encoding protein-S-isoprenylcysteine O-methyltransferase, protein MCSLSLFHYSEYLMTAINNPRSLSLDSFLLNHSFEYTLAALSSWIEFAVEKIIYPEMKQITWLSTVGLLMVIFGDCLRKAAMLTAGSNFNHIVQNEKSDTHTLVTSGVYGWFRHPSYVGWFYWSIGTQVLLCNPVCVVGYTLASWRFFRERIEEEEFTLIHFFGAEYLEYKKRVPSGLPFIKGVKVEL, encoded by the exons ATGTGTTCCTTGTCACTGTTCCATTATTCTGAGTATTTGATGACAGCGATCAATAATCCCAGAAGTTTGTCCTTGGACTCTTTCCTCCTAAACCACAGTTTTGAGTATACTCTAGCTGCTCTCTCTTCTTGGATAGAATTCGCAGTTGAAAAAATCATTTATCCAG AAATGAAGCAAATCACCTGGCTCAGTACAGTAGGGTTATTGATGGTGATCTTTGGGGATTGTCTGAGGAAAGCTGCCATGCTCACAGCTGGCTCCAACTTCAACCATATTGTTCAGAATGAGAAATCGGATACTCATACTTTGGTGACAAGTGGGGTATATGGGTGGTTCCGGCACCCGTCTTACGTGGGATGGTTTTACTGGAGTATTGGAACACAG GTCTTACTCTGTAATCCTGTCTGTGTTGTTGGCTACACTTTAGCATCTTGGAGATTCTTCAGAGAGCGAATAGAAGAGGAGGAATTTACGTTAATTCACTTCTTTGGAGCGGAGTACCTGGAGTATAAAAAGAGAGTGCCATCAGGTCTGCCTTTTATCAAGGGAGTTAAAGTGGAACTGTAA